Below is a genomic region from Methylobacterium sp. FF17.
TGCCGGCCTGGAGCTGGAAGCGGTTCGCCGGCCGGGTGGTGCCGTAGCCCGCATCCTCGGTGACGCGGGCGGGATCGAGGCCGAACTCGGTGGAGCCCGGGATGAGGCAGACCGCGCGGATCATCCCCGCGAGCCCCTCCACCGGGCGCAGCACCTCGAAGGCGAATTGCGGGATGCGGTTGCTGAACGCGGCGAGCGCCAGGCGCTCGAACACCACGTAGGCGAGGCCGCGATAGGCCGGGGCGTCGTCCGCCCCCTCCTTGGCGACGATGAGTGGATCGGGGGCCTGGTCCGGCCCGCCCCGGTGCAGGCGGCAGGCGAGGGTGGTCAGATCCAGTTCCTGCCCGTCCGCCCAGACCCGCCGGATGCCCGCGACCGGCCCCTCGCACAGGCCGATGGCGAGGTCGGCGAAGTACGCATAGGTCGTGCGCACGGTCTTTGCGCCGCCCCCGCCCTTGGCGCCGGCGGCGCGCTCGACCTCGGTGGCCGCGACCTCGAGGGGACGGGTGGCCCAGATCAGGGTGCCGCCGATCCGGGCGCGGCCGTAGACGCGGGGGATCGGGTCGCCCTCGGTGGAGCTCAGGCCCGCCACGTCGGACAGGCGCGGCCCCTCGACCCGGCGGGTGGCGCTGCCCCCGAGCAGGGCCCCGTCGAGGGCGGATCCGGCCGCCGCCCCGACCACGCGCCCGACGATTCCGCCGATCGGCCCGCCGAGCGCCGTACCGACCGCCGCCCCGGCGGTTTGCAGGATCAGCGTGGCCATGGCGGGCTCCGGGGATGCGAGGGGGTGGGGCCGGCGTCCGGTCAGGCCGGGCGCGGGAACCGGAAGCCATGGGCGAGGTGGCGCCGCCACCAGCCCGTGAGCGCCACTTCCGTGACGCGGGCCCCGTCATGGGCGTGGATCATCGTGCCGGCGCCCGTGGCGATGGCGCAGTGCCGGGCCGGCAGGTGGGCCCGGAAGCGGAAGAGCAGCACGTCGCCGGGCCCGGGGACATAGGCGGCGCGCGCGTCGGGCACCGGCACGAGATGGCGCCGGGCGGCCTCCGCGAAGGGATCGGTGCCGGGCGCCGCGGATTCCGCCCAGGAGGCGGCGTAGGGCGGTGCGGCCTCCGGCTCGGGCCCGAGGGCCTCGCGCCAGACTCCGCGCAGGAGGCCGAGGCAGTCGCAGCCGACGCCCTTCAGCGAGGCCTGGTGCCGGTAGGGCGTGCCGATCCAGCCGCGCGCCAGCGTGACGAGGGAATCCGGGTCCATCGGGTGCCTCAGCGGAACAGGCTGCCGCCGTCGAGGCCCGGCCCGGAGCCGGAGACGGGGCGCAGCACGAAATCGTTGCCCGGCAGGTGCGGGAAGCCCCGGAAGTTCGCCACGTTGGCGAACCTGTCGCGGCAGGTGGCCAGGCGCTTGTCGCAGCCGGCGACGAGGCGGAACGGATCGCCGGGGGCGACCGGTCGGGCCGGCGCCTGCCAGAGTTCGAGGCCAAGGGCCGTCCCCGCGCCGGTCTGCGCCCGCAGGTCGGCTTCCTGCCCGCGCGACGCGCCGCCGGTCCACGTCAGGCGCCCGCCCGTGAACCAGTCCGCCGGGAACGGGCCGGACAGGGTCACCGCCAGCGTCCCCGGTTCGGGCTGGCCCGCGACGGTGCCGGTGGCGGCGAAGCGCGGATCGTTCAGGTCCACCCGGCACTGGGCATCGCCGAGGTCGGCCGCGCAGGTGGCGCGGTAGGTCCGGCCGCGCTCGGCGTCGAGCCGGTCCATCAGCCCGCGCAACTCGGCCACGAAGGCGCCGCCGGCCCGGCGCACCTCGCCGATGGTGCCGATCTCGAGGAGCAGGCGGGTCTCCGGACGGTTCCAGTCCACCAGCCAGGTCTCCACGGAGGCCCCGTCGTAGAGCCCGCCCGCGATGTCGTCCTCTGAGAGGCCGAGGGCCGAGAGGGCGCCCGCCACCTCGCCGCCGCCGATGGCGAAGCCGAGTTCCGCGCTGGCTTCGGCCGCCTCCAGCCCGGAGCGGGCGGCGTGGGTCAGGCCGCCGAGGACGAGGTCGCGGTCGTGGTCGGTGAAACCGAGCCGCGTTCCGTCGCGCCGGGTCAGCGCCCAGCAATGGCACAGGGTGGTGGCCCCGCCGGCGAGGTGCGCGGCGAGGTCGGGGGGCAGGTCGCGCATCGCCGTGGCCTTCAGGGTCGATCAGGGTTGAGCATGGGGTTCGCCCGGAGGCGCGCCACCGCGAGGTCGATGAAGGTCCGCACCTTGGCCGGCGCGCGCCGGCCCTCGGCACTCACGACGTGGATCGGCATCGGCGCCTCGTTCGGGTCGTCGAGGACGATCCGGAGGTGCCCTCCCGAGACGGACGGCGCGATCTGATAGGACAGGAGCCGGGCGATTCCCTGCCCCGCCAGCGCGGCCGCCAGGACGGAATCGACGGTGTTGCAGGTCAGGCGGGGACGCGGCGTTCCGGCCGCCGACCCCGAGCCTGCCGACCCCGTGCCCGTCGACCCGATCACGGCGTGGTCCCGCAGATCCCGCGCGCCGACCGGTGTCCCGCGCCGGTCGAGATAGGCCGGCGCGGCGCACAGCACCCGGCGCACGCTGCCGACCCGGATCGCCGTGAGCCCGGAAGCGGGCAGGTGGCCGATGCGGATGCCGACATCGACCCCCTCCTCGACCATGTTGATCACGCGATCGAGGAACAGGGCCTGCGTGGTCACGGCGGGATGGCGCGCGAGGTGCTCCGTGATGACGGGCAGGACGTAGAGCCGGCCGAACTGCACCGGCGCGGTGACCGTCAGGGCGCCCGAGGGCGTCGCGCCGGCGCCGGAGGCGGCGGCCTCCGCCTCCTCGATCTCCGCCAGGATGCGCCGGCAATCCTCCAGGTAGCGCCCGCCCGCCTCCGTGAGCTTCACCGTGCGGGTGGTCCGCGTCAGGAGCCGGGTGCCGATCCGCGCCTCGAGGGCCGCCACCGCCCGGGTCACGGCCGGCGGGCTCATGTTGAGCTGGCGCGCGGCGCCGGCGAAGCCCGCAGTCTCCGCCACCCGCACGAAGACCCGCATCGCCTGCCACCGGTCCATGGCCCACTCCGTCCGAAGATCATTCCACCTGTCGGAACAGTCGATTGCCGAAAACGCCGGTTCTCGCAAATCGGGGAATGGTCTCAGATGCGGACGAGGCCGGCGCCGCCGGCTCCTAGGCGAGGCGAGATCCCATGAAGCTCTATCATATGGCCCTGTCCGGGCATGCCCACCGGGCCCGCCTGTTCCTGTCGCTCGTCGGCGCGGGGCACGCGATCGTGGAGGTGGATCTCGCGGCCGGCGCGCACCGGACGCCGGACTTCCTGCGGCTCAACCCGTTCGGCCAGGTCCCCGTGCTCGTGGACGGCGACGTCGTCGTGCCGGACTCGAACGCGATCCTCGTCTACGTGGCCAAGGCGCTCGGCCGCACGGACTGGCTGCCGGAGGACGCGGCCGGCGCGGCGCGGGTGCAGCGCTGGCTCTCCGTCGCGGCGGGCCCCATCGCCTTCGGGCCGGCCGCCGCCCGCCTGATCACCGTGTTCGGTGCCGCCTTCGACGCTGCCGAGGTGATCGCCCGGGCCCACCTGATCCTCGGCCGCATCGAGGCCGAACTCGACGGCCGGTCCTGGATCGCCGCCGATCATCCCACCGTCGCGGACGTGGCGCTCTACAGCTACATCGCCGCCGCCCCCGAGGGGAACGTCGACCTCGCGCCCTACGGCGCGGTCCGCGCCTGGCTCGCCCGCATCGAGGCGCTGCCGGGATTCGTGCCGTTCCCGGAGACGCCGGCCGGCCTGCGCGCCGCCTGACACATCCCTTCCTTCGCGGGAGATCCTCCATGTCGACGACAGAATCCCGTCCGGCCTCGCCCTGGCATCCCGGCGAGATCGCGATCCAGGCGCATCTCGGCGTCGCCGAGCGGATGGCAGAGCTCGGCCCCCGCGTGATCCGCGATCACCTGATCGAGCAGCATCGCACCTTCTACCGGACCATGCCCTTCGTGGTGCTGGGCACGGTCGACCCCGCCGGGGAGGCCTGGGCGACGCTGCGAACCGGCCCTCCGGGCTTCCTCGACGTGCCCGATCCCGCCCGCCTCCGGGTGCGGGCCGCCCCCGACCCGCACGACCCGGCCCAGGCGGGCCTGGTGGACGGCGCCGCGATCGGGCTCCTCGGGATCGACCTGACCACGCGGCGGCGCAACCGCCTCAACGGAACCGTCCGGGTCGGTGAGGCGGACGGGTTCGAGATCGCGGTCACCCAGAGCTTCGGCAATTGCCCGCAATACATCCGGGTCCGGCCCAATCCGGGCCCGGTCTCCGCGGCCGAAGCGTCGGCTCCGCAGGTCTCGGAGCGCCTCGACGCGGGCGCCCGGGCCCTCGTCGCGCAGGCCGAGACCTTCTTCGTGGCCAGCTACGTGGAGGGCGCGGACGGACGCCGCCAGGTCGACGTCTCCCATCGTGGCGGCCCCGCCGGCTTCGTGCGGATCGATGCGGAGGGCGGGCTCACGATCCCGGATTTCTCGGGCAACCGCTTCTTCAACACCCTCGGGAACATGCTCGCCAATCCCCGCGCCGGCCTCGCCTTCCCCGACTTCGCCACGGGCGACCTCCTGCAGATGACGGGGCGCGCCGCGGTGATCCTCGACGCGCCCGAGATCGCCGCCTTCCCGGGGGCCGAGCGGCTGTGGCGCTTCGCGCCCCGGACCGTGATCCGGCGCGCGGGCGTGCTGCGCCCGGACGCTACGGCACGATCTCGATGAGGGGCACCTTCGGGATCTCCCCGGCGGAGAAGGCCGAGAGGTCCACGGTGAGGTCGTCGGTGTCGAAGCGCACCGGCACGTCGAAGGTGAAGCCCGCCGTCACGCGAAGGCCTACGCCCGGTACGGCGCCGGCCGCGAAGGTGAGGCGGCCGGTGGTCGCGTCGCAGGCGACCTGGGACGGCGGCACGGCAATTCCGTTCACCGCCACCCGCACGCTCTCGGCCACCGGCTTGGTGATGGTGCGGCGGTAGGGCATCGGCCCGGTGCCGTAGGTCTTGGCGAGCTGGAACACCCGCGTGGTCCCGTCGCCGAGGCCGAGCAGCTG
It encodes:
- a CDS encoding NlpC/P60 family protein; translated protein: MDPDSLVTLARGWIGTPYRHQASLKGVGCDCLGLLRGVWREALGPEPEAAPPYAASWAESAAPGTDPFAEAARRHLVPVPDARAAYVPGPGDVLLFRFRAHLPARHCAIATGAGTMIHAHDGARVTEVALTGWWRRHLAHGFRFPRPA
- a CDS encoding DUF2163 domain-containing protein — its product is MRDLPPDLAAHLAGGATTLCHCWALTRRDGTRLGFTDHDRDLVLGGLTHAARSGLEAAEASAELGFAIGGGEVAGALSALGLSEDDIAGGLYDGASVETWLVDWNRPETRLLLEIGTIGEVRRAGGAFVAELRGLMDRLDAERGRTYRATCAADLGDAQCRVDLNDPRFAATGTVAGQPEPGTLAVTLSGPFPADWFTGGRLTWTGGASRGQEADLRAQTGAGTALGLELWQAPARPVAPGDPFRLVAGCDKRLATCRDRFANVANFRGFPHLPGNDFVLRPVSGSGPGLDGGSLFR
- a CDS encoding glutathione S-transferase family protein translates to MKLYHMALSGHAHRARLFLSLVGAGHAIVEVDLAAGAHRTPDFLRLNPFGQVPVLVDGDVVVPDSNAILVYVAKALGRTDWLPEDAAGAARVQRWLSVAAGPIAFGPAAARLITVFGAAFDAAEVIARAHLILGRIEAELDGRSWIAADHPTVADVALYSYIAAAPEGNVDLAPYGAVRAWLARIEALPGFVPFPETPAGLRAA
- a CDS encoding LysR family transcriptional regulator, whose product is MDRWQAMRVFVRVAETAGFAGAARQLNMSPPAVTRAVAALEARIGTRLLTRTTRTVKLTEAGGRYLEDCRRILAEIEEAEAAASGAGATPSGALTVTAPVQFGRLYVLPVITEHLARHPAVTTQALFLDRVINMVEEGVDVGIRIGHLPASGLTAIRVGSVRRVLCAAPAYLDRRGTPVGARDLRDHAVIGSTGTGSAGSGSAAGTPRPRLTCNTVDSVLAAALAGQGIARLLSYQIAPSVSGGHLRIVLDDPNEAPMPIHVVSAEGRRAPAKVRTFIDLAVARLRANPMLNPDRP
- a CDS encoding pyridoxamine 5'-phosphate oxidase family protein; the encoded protein is MSTTESRPASPWHPGEIAIQAHLGVAERMAELGPRVIRDHLIEQHRTFYRTMPFVVLGTVDPAGEAWATLRTGPPGFLDVPDPARLRVRAAPDPHDPAQAGLVDGAAIGLLGIDLTTRRRNRLNGTVRVGEADGFEIAVTQSFGNCPQYIRVRPNPGPVSAAEASAPQVSERLDAGARALVAQAETFFVASYVEGADGRRQVDVSHRGGPAGFVRIDAEGGLTIPDFSGNRFFNTLGNMLANPRAGLAFPDFATGDLLQMTGRAAVILDAPEIAAFPGAERLWRFAPRTVIRRAGVLRPDATARSR
- a CDS encoding DUF2460 domain-containing protein — translated: MSSEPPADFHEVRFPLDVALRGSGGPSRLTEIVTLASGREHRNSRWADSRRRYDAGFGIRTLDALHAVLSFFEERRGRLYGFRYRDRVDAGSGPPSRAVAATDQLLGLGDGTTRVFQLAKTYGTGPMPYRRTITKPVAESVRVAVNGIAVPPSQVACDATTGRLTFAAGAVPGVGLRVTAGFTFDVPVRFDTDDLTVDLSAFSAGEIPKVPLIEIVP